A window from Cellulomonas sp. C5510 encodes these proteins:
- a CDS encoding ABC transporter ATP-binding protein, whose amino-acid sequence MTAVIEVDHVTRRYGTVTALDDVSLTVGEGELVGLLGPNGAGKSTLLSLLGGLRRPDSGTVRLFGGDPRDPASRTGLGTTPQETGLPSTLRVGEVVDLVAGHYPDPMPRDEVLERFDLTGLARRQTGGLSGGQRRRLAVALSLVGRPRVVLLDEPTTGLDVEARHVLWQALRDYQAGGATVVVTSHYLEEIEALARRVVVIGSGRVLVDDTLPAVLAMAAARRVLIELPPADEARVAALPGVLDVRHEGRRTVLLASDADAVVRDLVRADVPFRDLEVRGASLEEAFLALTADGPDRPRTTPEEAR is encoded by the coding sequence GTGACAGCCGTGATCGAGGTCGACCACGTCACCCGCCGCTACGGCACGGTGACCGCGCTGGACGACGTGTCCCTGACCGTCGGCGAGGGGGAGCTCGTCGGGCTGCTCGGCCCGAACGGTGCCGGCAAGTCGACTCTCCTGTCGCTGCTGGGCGGGCTGCGCCGACCGGACTCCGGCACGGTGCGGCTGTTCGGCGGCGACCCGCGGGACCCCGCGTCGCGCACCGGCCTCGGGACCACGCCGCAGGAGACGGGCCTGCCGTCGACGCTGCGCGTGGGTGAGGTCGTGGACCTGGTGGCCGGGCACTACCCGGACCCGATGCCGCGGGACGAGGTGCTGGAGAGGTTCGACCTGACGGGCCTCGCGCGCCGGCAGACCGGTGGCCTGTCGGGCGGGCAGCGGCGGAGGCTCGCGGTCGCGCTCTCCCTCGTGGGGCGCCCGCGGGTGGTGCTGCTGGACGAGCCGACGACCGGCCTGGACGTCGAGGCGCGGCACGTGCTGTGGCAGGCGCTGCGCGACTACCAGGCGGGCGGCGCCACGGTGGTCGTGACCAGCCACTACCTGGAGGAGATCGAGGCGCTCGCGCGGCGGGTGGTCGTCATCGGGTCCGGGCGGGTGCTGGTGGACGACACGCTGCCGGCGGTGCTGGCGATGGCGGCGGCGCGCCGGGTGCTCATCGAGCTGCCGCCCGCCGACGAGGCGCGGGTCGCCGCGCTGCCGGGCGTGCTGGACGTCCGTCACGAGGGCCGGCGGACCGTGCTGCTCGCGTCCGACGCGGACGCCGTCGTGCGAGACCTCGTGCGCGCCGACGTGCCGTTCCGCGACCTGGAGGTGCGCGGTGCGTCCCTCGAGGAGGCGTTCCTCGCGCTCACCGCCGACGGGCCGGACCGCCCACGGACGACCCCGGAGGAGGCGCGATGA